A region of the Cyanobium usitatum str. Tous genome:
CTAGCTCTACCAGGGTGCGCACCGACTCCTCGCGTGCTTCCTGGATGAAGCTGCAGGTGTTCACAACCACCAGAGTGGCGTCGCTTTCATCGGCACTGACTCCGTAGCCAGCCTCGGCTAGCAGACCCAGCATGTGCTCGGTGTCCACGCGATTTTTTTCGCAGCCCAGGTGGGCAAAAGCAACGGTGGGCTTGGCTGCAGGAGCTTGGGTTTCCTGGGTCACAGTTTTGCCAGGGCAGGGAATCACCCTACGTTGCACGCTGACGGCACCCTGAAACCCTGGTTTGCGCCTGCCACAATCAGGCCAGCCTGGGCAACGACCCGTGACCTCAACCCGCCTCAGCCAGCGCCTTAGCTCCAGCCGGCGCCGTAGTGATCCGGCCCGCCGCTGGGCTCGGGTGGCCATGGCTGTATTGGCCACCATCGGCGCCATCGATACAGGCGCCATCACCCTGAAGCGCTGGGGTCTGCTGGGTCCGCTGAGTTGCCCTGGCGGAGCCGAGGGCTGCGACAAGGTGCTGAACAGCGCCTGGGGCAGCTTGTTTGGCCAGCCCCTGTCTTTGTTTGGCTGGCTGGCCTACGGGGCGGTGTTGCTGCTTGCTGTGCTGCCGCTGGTGCTGCGCGGCGACTCGAGAGCGGCCCTTGCTCAGCGCAGTTGGTGGGCCCTATTGCTGCTGAATACGGGCATGGCCGTTTTCAGCCTGTTGTTGATGGGCTTGATGGTTCTGAAGATTCAGGCCTTCTGTTTCTTCTGCGTACTCTCAGCGACTCTCAGCCTGAGCCTGCTAGTGATCAGTCTCGTGGGTGGGGAGTGGGAAGACCGCGGCCAGCTGGTGTTCCGGGCCGTGATCGTGGCCTTGTTGGTAGGCATGGTGGGCCTGGGTTGGGCGGCTTCTGTGGATCGCCCCGCCGCGGTGCGGGGGGCTGGGGTTCCTCCCGTAGTTGTGGCCACCAGTAGGCCAGAAGCGGTTGGCCTAGCAGAGCATCTCAGCCGCACCGGCGCGGTGATGTACACGGCCTACTGGTGCCCCCATTGCCATGAGCAGAAGGAGCTGTTCGGCAAAGAAGCGAGCGCCAAGTTGGGCCTGGTTGAGTGCGCTGCCGATGGCCAAAACAGCCAGAAGCCACTGTGCGACACCAAGGCAATTGAGGGCTTCCCCTCCTGGGAGATCAACGGCAAGCTCGATTCCGGCGTGAAGTCCCTAGCTGAGCTCGCTCGGCTTTCTGGTTACGCCGGCCCAGTGCCCTGAATAGGGGCGGTGCTTGGGGGCTGGTGCATCTGTTGATCGGTGTGGCGCTGCCAAAAGGGCTGGGCGTGGGGCGAATCGGTGCGGTGGTGTCCCCCCCGGCTCTCGGTGCGAAACAGAGCAGCTTCGATTAGCAGCTCGGTCAGCACCAGCCGTTGCTGCAGTTCCTGCAGCCGCCGCAGGGCGGGCACCGCCGCCGGGTCGAATTGGACGCTCTGGCCCGGCTCCAAGTTTTGTAGTTGCCGCCAGGCTTGGCTGGTTTCGAGTTGCCGGCGCTGGCCCCGCAGTTGCTGCAGGGCAGGCCCCAGGCAGTGGCCATTGCGCTCTACCCCAGCCACCTGCCAGCAGAGATCCCGCAGGGCGCTGATCTGGGCCTCCAGGCTCTGTTTTGAGGGCAAGGGCAGCTGGGTGGTGGTCGGCGGCTCTCCTTGGTTGGCCGCGGTTGGCCTGGCCGGCGCCAGCTCGATTGTGCCCAGCTGGCGGGCAAACACCAGGCACTCCATCAGCGAGTTGCTGGCTAGCCGGTTGGCCCCGTGCACGCCCGTGCAGGCCACTTCGCCTACGGCATAGAGGCCAGGCACGCTGGTGGCGGCTTGGAGATCGGTCCAAATGCCGCCCATCCAGTAGTGGGCTGCCGGTGCCACTGGTATCGGTTCCCGGGTGGGTTCTAGCCCGAGTTCGCGGCAACGCCCCAGGATCGTGGGGAACTGGCGCTCCAGACGCGGCAGTCCCACAGGCCGCAAATCCAGCCACAGATGGTCTACGCCTAGGGCCTGCATCCTTCTGGCCAGGGCGCGACTCACCTCATCCCTTGGGGCGAGATCTGCTCCCGGCAGCTGGGCCACCGGGCTGGCTCCCGACCCTTCCACCAGGCGCGCCCCTTCGCCGCGCACCGCCTCCGAGATCAGGAAGTGGGGCGCACCCGGCAGCATGAGGGCCGTGGGATGAAATTGCACAAACTCCAGATCGCGCAGTTGTGCGCCGGCTTGCCAGGCCATCACTACCCCGTCGCCGCTCGCCAGGCTGGGGTTGGTGGTGTGGGCGAAAAGGTGGCCTCCACCACCGGTGGCCAGCACCACCGCCCGGCTGGCAAGCCAGTGGAGGCGGTTTGCCTCGAGCACGGCCAGGCCCACACAGCGGCCCTGCTCCAACCAGAGTTGCCAGGCCACAACCCCCTTGCGCTGTTCGAGCCGGGGCCGGAGCAGCACCTCCCGTTCCAGGGCTTCCACCAGGGCACCGCCGGTGCGGTCTTGGGCATGCAGCACCCTCCGGTGGCTGTGGGCGGCCTCCAGGGTTGTGCTCAGATTTTCGCCGTCGCGGTCGAAGGCCATGCCCAGCTCCAGCAGGCGCGC
Encoded here:
- the nadB gene encoding L-aspartate oxidase, whose protein sequence is MAEQSWDVVVVGSGAAGLMACLELPSHLRVLLLSKDSDPSSTPRSASRWAQGGIAAVTRPNDSFQSHIDDTLVAGAGLCDHAAVERLVHDAPACVARLLELGMAFDRDGENLSTTLEAAHSHRRVLHAQDRTGGALVEALEREVLLRPRLEQRKGVVAWQLWLEQGRCVGLAVLEANRLHWLASRAVVLATGGGGHLFAHTTNPSLASGDGVVMAWQAGAQLRDLEFVQFHPTALMLPGAPHFLISEAVRGEGARLVEGSGASPVAQLPGADLAPRDEVSRALARRMQALGVDHLWLDLRPVGLPRLERQFPTILGRCRELGLEPTREPIPVAPAAHYWMGGIWTDLQAATSVPGLYAVGEVACTGVHGANRLASNSLMECLVFARQLGTIELAPARPTAANQGEPPTTTQLPLPSKQSLEAQISALRDLCWQVAGVERNGHCLGPALQQLRGQRRQLETSQAWRQLQNLEPGQSVQFDPAAVPALRRLQELQQRLVLTELLIEAALFRTESRGGHHRTDSPHAQPFWQRHTDQQMHQPPSTAPIQGTGPA
- a CDS encoding vitamin K epoxide reductase family protein; translated protein: MTSTRLSQRLSSSRRRSDPARRWARVAMAVLATIGAIDTGAITLKRWGLLGPLSCPGGAEGCDKVLNSAWGSLFGQPLSLFGWLAYGAVLLLAVLPLVLRGDSRAALAQRSWWALLLLNTGMAVFSLLLMGLMVLKIQAFCFFCVLSATLSLSLLVISLVGGEWEDRGQLVFRAVIVALLVGMVGLGWAASVDRPAAVRGAGVPPVVVATSRPEAVGLAEHLSRTGAVMYTAYWCPHCHEQKELFGKEASAKLGLVECAADGQNSQKPLCDTKAIEGFPSWEINGKLDSGVKSLAELARLSGYAGPVP